In Streptomyces sp. NBC_01408, one DNA window encodes the following:
- a CDS encoding DinB family protein — protein sequence MTNGSSRAGIFPVSAGPDHRFTGPATGDERRVLAAFLADQRATLELKCAGMGEELCRQAVEPSTLSLLGLVRHLADVESRWFRKVLAGQDVEPRFSSAADPDGAFGTALRVPGAVEEAWAAWRAEVAFAERFVAEAPHLDVEGDDAWRGTVSLRWVLVHMVEEYARHNGHADLLRERIDGAVGI from the coding sequence ATGACGAACGGAAGCAGCAGAGCCGGGATCTTCCCCGTCTCCGCCGGGCCGGACCACCGCTTCACGGGCCCGGCGACCGGGGACGAACGACGCGTGCTGGCCGCCTTCCTGGCCGACCAGCGCGCGACCCTGGAGCTCAAGTGCGCGGGCATGGGGGAGGAGTTGTGCCGGCAGGCCGTGGAACCGTCCACGCTCTCCCTGCTCGGCCTGGTGCGCCACCTCGCCGACGTGGAAAGCCGCTGGTTCAGGAAGGTCCTGGCGGGGCAGGACGTCGAGCCCCGCTTCTCCTCGGCGGCGGATCCCGACGGGGCCTTCGGCACCGCACTGCGCGTCCCCGGCGCCGTCGAGGAGGCCTGGGCGGCGTGGCGCGCCGAAGTGGCCTTCGCCGAGCGCTTCGTGGCCGAGGCCCCCCACCTCGACGTCGAGGGCGACGACGCGTGGCGCGGGACGGTCTCCCTGCGCTGGGTCCTCGTCCACATGGTCGAGGAGTACGCCCGGCACAACGGGCACGCGGACCTGCTCCGGGAGCGGATCGACGGGGCCGTGGGCATCTGA
- a CDS encoding DUF1152 domain-containing protein encodes MSDLYVAAGGGGDPIGTLIAARTITLDPAPPLIATYAWERPEVDPTPRPLGRRDFAGLAPAAGGAAAFTPATRARLPAGSTMPGLARDLPARLLLLDPAQGLSALSRQVESMAEAAGGRIRIVDIGGDILTHGNEPTLCSPFGDAYTLAACHLTGVPTTVYVAGPGLDGEIGEETLLERLAGRHHPLTPGRGAAAAAAPALAWHPSEASALWAAAVHGARGAVRTVNGTIHLTEVSPLLYHLPLHEAIGHNPVAQALLDERPATLDEAADLSHRITGIHGLEHERSRTPRHDPPAGGTACLDVDEVMKTLREAADGADHVTLRYAARALGLTWTDIPALRDVLGTGTGTPLLQLT; translated from the coding sequence ATGAGCGACCTGTACGTCGCGGCGGGCGGCGGCGGAGACCCCATCGGCACCCTCATCGCCGCCCGCACCATCACCCTTGACCCGGCCCCACCGCTGATCGCCACCTACGCATGGGAACGCCCCGAGGTCGACCCCACCCCCAGACCCCTCGGGAGACGGGACTTCGCCGGGCTCGCCCCCGCAGCCGGCGGCGCCGCGGCATTCACGCCTGCCACCCGCGCCCGCCTCCCGGCCGGATCCACCATGCCGGGCCTCGCCAGGGATCTGCCGGCCCGGCTGCTGCTGCTCGACCCCGCCCAGGGGCTCTCCGCCCTGTCCCGACAGGTCGAATCCATGGCCGAGGCCGCAGGCGGCCGGATCCGCATCGTCGACATCGGCGGCGACATCCTCACCCACGGCAACGAGCCCACCCTGTGCAGCCCGTTCGGGGACGCCTACACCCTCGCCGCCTGCCACCTCACCGGCGTCCCCACCACCGTCTACGTCGCAGGCCCCGGCCTCGACGGGGAAATCGGCGAAGAGACCCTCCTCGAACGCCTCGCCGGACGCCACCACCCCCTCACCCCCGGCCGGGGCGCGGCCGCAGCAGCCGCCCCCGCGCTGGCCTGGCACCCCTCCGAGGCATCCGCGCTGTGGGCCGCGGCCGTCCACGGCGCCCGCGGCGCCGTCCGCACCGTCAACGGCACCATCCACCTCACCGAGGTCTCCCCCCTGCTGTACCACCTGCCGCTCCACGAAGCCATCGGCCACAACCCGGTCGCACAGGCCCTCCTCGACGAGCGTCCGGCAACCCTGGACGAGGCGGCCGACCTCTCCCACCGGATCACCGGCATCCACGGGCTGGAGCACGAACGCAGCCGGACACCCCGGCACGACCCGCCCGCCGGCGGGACCGCCTGCCTCGACGTGGACGAGGTCATGAAGACCCTCCGCGAAGCGGCCGACGGAGCCGACCACGTCACCCTCCGGTACGCGGCCCGCGCCCTAGGCCTCACCTGGACAGACATCCCGGCCCTCCGAGACGTCCTCGGCACCGGCACCGGCACCCCACTGCTCCAGCTCACCTGA
- a CDS encoding acyl-CoA dehydrogenase family protein, with the protein MHLEYTPEQQQLRAELRAYFAELVPEDVYARYEDPAAQKRFYRETIRRLGADGWLGVGWPKEYGGRGMSPMDQFIFFDEAAQAVVPLPLMALNTVGPTIMQFGSDEQKAYFLPKILSGEIDFAIGYSEPDAGTDLAALKCKAVREGDEESGTYVVNGQKIWTTNGDTADWVWLAVRTDPDAPSHKGITMLLVPTSDPGYSCTLINTLASHDTTASYYENIRVPAGHRVGQENKGWRLITNQLNHERVTLAAHGTMAIRALHDVQRWAAGTKLADGRRVIDLSWVRGRLARTHARLDAMKLLNWQMVNAVQDGTLTPQDASAVKVYGSEARRDAYAWLMEVVGAAGSLKDGSAGAVLHGELERGYRSAVIFTFGGGNNEVQREIISWIGLGMPRVRR; encoded by the coding sequence GTGCACCTCGAATACACGCCAGAGCAGCAGCAGTTGCGCGCGGAGCTGCGCGCCTACTTCGCCGAGTTGGTGCCCGAGGACGTCTACGCCCGCTACGAGGACCCCGCCGCGCAGAAGCGCTTCTACCGGGAGACCATCCGCCGGCTCGGCGCCGACGGCTGGCTCGGTGTCGGCTGGCCCAAGGAGTACGGGGGCCGCGGAATGTCCCCGATGGACCAGTTCATCTTCTTCGACGAGGCCGCGCAGGCCGTCGTACCACTGCCCCTGATGGCCCTCAACACCGTCGGGCCGACCATCATGCAGTTCGGCAGCGACGAGCAGAAGGCGTACTTCCTGCCGAAGATCCTCTCGGGCGAGATCGACTTCGCGATCGGCTACAGCGAGCCCGACGCGGGCACCGACCTCGCTGCGCTCAAGTGCAAGGCCGTCCGCGAGGGCGACGAGGAGAGCGGCACGTACGTCGTCAACGGGCAGAAGATCTGGACCACCAACGGCGACACCGCCGACTGGGTCTGGCTCGCCGTCCGCACGGACCCGGACGCGCCCTCGCACAAGGGCATCACCATGCTCCTCGTGCCGACCTCCGACCCCGGCTACTCCTGCACCCTCATCAACACCCTCGCCTCGCACGACACGACCGCCAGCTACTACGAGAACATCCGCGTCCCCGCCGGCCACCGCGTCGGCCAGGAGAACAAGGGCTGGCGCCTGATCACCAACCAGCTCAACCACGAGCGCGTCACCCTCGCCGCCCACGGCACGATGGCCATCCGCGCCCTGCACGACGTCCAGCGCTGGGCCGCCGGGACGAAGCTCGCCGACGGCCGCCGGGTCATCGACCTCTCCTGGGTCCGCGGCCGCCTCGCCCGCACCCACGCCCGGCTCGACGCGATGAAGCTGCTCAACTGGCAGATGGTCAACGCGGTCCAGGACGGCACCCTCACCCCGCAGGACGCCTCCGCCGTCAAGGTCTACGGCTCCGAGGCCCGCAGGGACGCGTACGCCTGGCTGATGGAGGTCGTCGGCGCGGCCGGCTCCCTCAAGGACGGCTCCGCCGGAGCGGTCCTGCACGGCGAACTCGAACGCGGTTACCGCAGCGCCGTGATCTTCACCTTCGGCGGCGGCAACAACGAGGTCCAGCGCGAGATCATCTCCTGGATCGGCCTGGGCATGCCCCGCGTCCGGCGCTAG
- a CDS encoding LysR family transcriptional regulator yields MIDPRRLRILRAVADHRTVTAAAAALYLTPSAVSQQLAALEQETGHALLTRSGRGVRLTAAGEILVGHANEVLAQLERAEAELAAYAGGSAGEVTVAAFATGIAEVLAPAIARLALEHPGIRLRVRDAEGDQSLPMLLDGEADLALAVEYRGGPGADDARLSVLPLYAEPFDAVLPSAHPLAALPAVSLADLSDSDWVGQYPGNPCHDVTLLACELAGFQPRLRHSSDDFRAVTALVGAGAGVALVPRSALRGMDLKEVQVRPVTGASATRRVFAATRRGAQSHPLIAPVLAALVRESERLPTH; encoded by the coding sequence GTGATCGACCCCCGCCGGCTGCGCATCCTGCGTGCCGTGGCGGACCACCGTACGGTGACCGCCGCGGCCGCAGCCCTGTACCTCACCCCCTCCGCCGTCTCCCAGCAGCTCGCGGCGCTGGAGCAGGAGACCGGCCACGCGCTGCTCACCCGCAGCGGCCGGGGCGTACGGCTCACCGCGGCCGGGGAGATCCTGGTCGGGCACGCCAACGAGGTGCTGGCCCAGCTGGAGCGGGCGGAGGCCGAACTCGCGGCGTACGCGGGCGGCTCGGCGGGCGAGGTCACGGTGGCGGCCTTCGCCACGGGCATCGCCGAGGTCCTGGCCCCGGCGATCGCCCGCCTCGCGCTGGAGCACCCGGGCATCCGGCTGCGGGTACGGGACGCCGAGGGCGACCAGAGCCTGCCGATGCTCCTGGACGGCGAGGCGGACCTCGCCCTGGCGGTCGAGTACCGCGGCGGCCCGGGGGCCGACGACGCCCGGCTCTCGGTCCTCCCGCTGTACGCGGAGCCCTTCGACGCGGTCCTGCCCTCCGCGCACCCGCTGGCCGCGCTGCCCGCGGTGTCGCTGGCGGACCTCTCCGACTCGGACTGGGTGGGCCAGTACCCGGGCAACCCGTGCCACGACGTAACGCTGCTGGCGTGCGAACTCGCGGGCTTCCAGCCCCGGCTGCGCCACTCCTCCGACGACTTCCGCGCGGTGACCGCCCTGGTCGGCGCGGGGGCCGGGGTAGCCCTCGTACCGCGCTCGGCGCTCCGGGGCATGGACCTCAAGGAGGTCCAGGTCCGCCCGGTCACCGGCGCGTCCGCGACCCGCCGGGTCTTCGCGGCCACCCGCCGCGGCGCCCAGTCCCATCCCCTGATCGCGCCGGTCCTGGCGGCCCTCGTCCGGGAGTCGGAGCGCCTGCCCACGCATTGA
- a CDS encoding glycine C-acetyltransferase, protein MFESVREDLRSTLDEIRAAGLHKPERVIGTPQNAAVAVTSGGAPGEVLNFCANNYLGLADHPEVVAAAKDALDRWGYGMASVRFICGTQEVHKELEARLSAFLGQEDTILYSSCFDANGGVFETLLGAEDAVISDALNHASIIDGIRLSKARRFRYANRDMAELETRLKEATEGGARRKLIVTDGVFSMDGYVAPLAEICDLAERYDAMVMVDDSHAVGFVGPGGRGTPELHGVMDRVDIITGTLGKALGGASGGYVAARAEIVELLRQRSRPYLFSNSLAPVIAAASLKVLDLLESAGDLREHLAANTALFRTKMTEAGFEILPGDHAIAPVMIGDAAEAAKMAELLLERGVYVIGFSYPVVPLGAARIRVQLSAAHSTADVERAVAAFVDARAALAATKA, encoded by the coding sequence ATGTTCGAGTCCGTCCGCGAGGACCTGCGCTCCACCCTCGACGAGATCCGCGCCGCCGGTCTGCACAAGCCCGAGCGCGTCATCGGCACCCCGCAGAACGCGGCCGTCGCCGTCACCTCGGGCGGCGCCCCCGGCGAGGTCCTCAACTTCTGCGCCAACAACTACCTCGGTCTGGCCGACCATCCCGAGGTCGTCGCCGCCGCGAAGGACGCACTGGACCGCTGGGGCTACGGCATGGCCTCGGTCCGCTTCATCTGCGGCACGCAGGAGGTGCACAAGGAGCTGGAGGCACGGCTGTCGGCCTTCCTCGGCCAGGAGGACACCATCCTCTACTCCTCCTGCTTCGACGCCAACGGCGGCGTCTTCGAAACCCTCCTCGGCGCCGAGGACGCCGTCATCTCCGACGCCCTCAACCACGCCTCGATCATCGACGGCATCCGTCTGTCGAAGGCCCGCCGCTTCCGCTACGCCAACCGCGACATGGCCGAGCTGGAGACGCGCCTGAAGGAGGCCACCGAAGGCGGCGCCCGCCGCAAGCTGATCGTCACCGACGGCGTGTTCTCGATGGACGGGTACGTCGCCCCCCTCGCGGAGATCTGCGACCTGGCGGAGCGCTACGACGCCATGGTCATGGTCGACGACTCCCACGCCGTCGGCTTCGTCGGCCCCGGCGGCCGCGGCACCCCGGAACTGCACGGGGTCATGGACCGCGTCGACATCATCACCGGCACCCTCGGCAAGGCCCTCGGCGGAGCCTCCGGCGGCTACGTCGCGGCCCGCGCCGAGATCGTGGAGCTGCTGCGCCAGCGTTCGCGCCCGTACCTCTTCTCCAACTCCCTCGCCCCGGTCATCGCGGCGGCCTCCCTCAAGGTCCTCGACCTGCTGGAGTCGGCCGGCGACCTGCGCGAGCACCTCGCCGCCAACACCGCGCTGTTCCGCACGAAGATGACCGAGGCCGGCTTCGAGATCCTGCCCGGCGACCATGCCATCGCCCCGGTGATGATCGGCGACGCGGCGGAGGCGGCCAAGATGGCGGAGCTGCTGCTGGAGCGCGGGGTGTACGTGATCGGCTTCTCCTACCCGGTGGTCCCGCTCGGCGCGGCCCGCATCCGCGTGCAGCTCTCGGCCGCCCACTCCACGGCGGACGTGGAGCGTGCGGTGGCGGCCTTCGTCGACGCCCGCGCGGCACTGGCGGCCACCAAGGCCTGA
- a CDS encoding SIS domain-containing protein translates to MSHVAYELGTQPECWERAAELAPARRAVLPQRGERTAIVGCGTSYYMAQAAAALREEAGEGETDAFPASEFPRHRRYDRVVALTRSGTTTEVLDLLARLRDAGVPTTAVIGDPATPVMTVADELVVLDFADEQSVVQTRFATTALTLLRAHLGLHGAGVVADARTALAEPLPAELQGRGQFTFLGRGWSVGLAHEAALKMREASLSWAESYPAMEYRHGPISISGPGTVTWSLDEAPDGLAEQVRDTGSQWVAGRLDPLAELVRVHRLALAVAAHQGLDPDAPRNLTRSVILTTGEEAVR, encoded by the coding sequence ATGAGTCACGTCGCGTACGAGTTGGGCACGCAGCCCGAATGCTGGGAGCGGGCCGCCGAACTGGCCCCGGCCCGGCGGGCGGTGCTCCCGCAGCGGGGGGAGCGTACCGCGATCGTCGGCTGCGGGACCTCGTATTACATGGCCCAGGCGGCCGCGGCGCTGCGCGAGGAGGCGGGGGAGGGGGAGACCGACGCCTTCCCCGCCTCGGAGTTCCCCCGCCACCGGCGCTACGACCGGGTCGTCGCCCTCACCCGGTCGGGGACCACGACCGAGGTGCTGGACCTGCTGGCCCGGCTGCGCGACGCGGGCGTCCCGACGACCGCGGTCATCGGCGATCCGGCGACCCCCGTGATGACGGTCGCCGACGAGCTGGTCGTACTCGACTTCGCCGACGAACAGTCGGTCGTGCAGACCCGCTTCGCGACCACCGCCCTGACCCTGCTGCGCGCCCACCTCGGGCTGCACGGCGCGGGCGTCGTGGCCGACGCCCGGACCGCGCTGGCCGAGCCGCTGCCCGCGGAGCTCCAGGGCCGGGGCCAGTTCACCTTCCTCGGCCGGGGCTGGAGCGTGGGCCTCGCGCACGAGGCGGCGCTGAAGATGCGCGAGGCCTCGCTGTCCTGGGCGGAGTCCTACCCGGCGATGGAGTACCGGCACGGCCCGATCAGCATCTCGGGGCCCGGTACGGTCACCTGGTCGCTCGACGAGGCCCCCGACGGGCTCGCCGAGCAGGTCCGCGACACCGGCTCCCAGTGGGTGGCCGGCCGGCTGGACCCGCTGGCCGAGCTGGTCCGGGTGCACCGGCTGGCGCTCGCCGTGGCCGCCCATCAGGGGCTGGATCCGGACGCGCCGCGCAACCTGACCCGCTCGGTGATCCTGACCACGGGCGAGGAGGCGGTCCGATGA
- a CDS encoding DeoR/GlpR family DNA-binding transcription regulator: MTRKERWQALLDLLVDRGELEVEPAAEALGVSAATIRRDLDQLAEQQLLVRTRGGAVLHGVSYELPLRYRTSRRAAEKRRISEAVAALVTPGEVIGLTGGTTTTEVARALVGRPDLATGTPALTVVTNALNIAGELVIRPQFKIVLTGGVARPQSYELTGPLAEQVLGQLSVDTAVLGVDGFDPADGAATRHEDEASINRLLCERAHRVVIAADSSKLGARAFARICATSSVDVLVTDTGLTPDVAAAFEAAGVEVLRV; encoded by the coding sequence ATGACCCGCAAGGAGCGCTGGCAGGCACTTCTGGATCTGCTGGTGGACCGGGGCGAGCTGGAGGTGGAGCCGGCGGCGGAGGCCCTCGGCGTGTCCGCCGCGACCATCCGCCGCGACCTCGACCAGCTCGCCGAGCAGCAGCTGCTGGTCCGCACGCGGGGCGGGGCGGTGCTGCACGGGGTCTCGTACGAACTCCCCCTGCGCTACCGCACGTCGCGCCGCGCCGCCGAGAAGCGCCGGATCAGCGAGGCGGTGGCGGCCCTGGTCACCCCGGGCGAAGTGATCGGCCTGACGGGCGGCACCACGACCACCGAGGTGGCCCGCGCCCTGGTCGGACGCCCCGACCTGGCCACGGGCACGCCCGCGCTGACCGTGGTGACCAACGCCCTCAACATCGCGGGCGAGCTGGTGATCCGCCCGCAGTTCAAGATCGTGCTGACCGGAGGCGTCGCCCGCCCCCAGTCGTACGAACTCACGGGCCCCCTCGCCGAGCAGGTCCTCGGGCAGCTCAGTGTGGACACGGCGGTCCTCGGCGTCGACGGCTTCGACCCGGCGGACGGCGCGGCGACCCGCCACGAGGACGAGGCGTCGATCAACCGCCTGCTGTGCGAACGGGCCCACCGGGTGGTGATCGCGGCGGACTCCAGCAAACTCGGCGCACGCGCCTTCGCCCGCATCTGCGCGACCTCGTCGGTGGACGTCCTGGTGACGGACACGGGCCTGACCCCCGATGTGGCGGCGGCGTTCGAGGCGGCGGGCGTGGAGGTGCTGCGGGTGTAG
- a CDS encoding alpha/beta hydrolase fold domain-containing protein gives MPSLRSRALSAALIAAGRRRRFASAEAVRTRVAHSARRPASHLPPRSLGRVAEISRTFVGAWPVYDVSPREAEPMAQVLYVHGGGYVNELVRPHWAMIRTLVTRARARVVVPAYILAPRGTADRTVPVAADLLSGLIASGGAGGTVLIGDSAGAGLALAAAQRLRDRTGAQPSRIVLISPWLDLTMSHPDQAAIEAGDPMLARSGLREAGRLYAGTLAADDPRVSPLRGSFEGLAPLTVFTGTRDLLTTDSRELVRRARADGTEVEFHEEAGLPHGYPLLPVPEGRAARDRIVQLTRSAGQG, from the coding sequence GTGCCGAGTCTGCGCAGCAGGGCGCTGTCGGCGGCGCTGATCGCGGCGGGACGGCGAAGACGGTTCGCGAGCGCCGAGGCGGTACGGACCCGGGTGGCCCATTCCGCCCGCCGGCCGGCGTCCCATCTGCCGCCGCGGTCGCTGGGGCGGGTCGCGGAGATCTCGCGGACGTTCGTCGGCGCCTGGCCCGTGTACGACGTCTCCCCGCGGGAGGCGGAGCCGATGGCGCAGGTGCTGTACGTGCACGGCGGCGGCTACGTCAACGAGCTGGTCCGCCCGCACTGGGCGATGATCCGGACGCTGGTCACGCGGGCCCGGGCGCGGGTGGTCGTACCGGCGTACATCCTCGCCCCGCGCGGGACCGCCGACCGGACAGTCCCGGTGGCCGCCGATCTGCTCAGCGGCCTGATCGCGAGCGGCGGCGCGGGCGGGACGGTGCTCATCGGGGACTCCGCCGGTGCCGGGCTGGCGCTGGCCGCGGCCCAGCGGCTGCGTGACCGGACCGGGGCGCAGCCCTCCCGGATCGTGCTGATCTCGCCGTGGCTCGACCTGACCATGAGCCATCCGGACCAGGCGGCGATCGAGGCCGGCGATCCGATGCTGGCCCGCTCGGGGCTGCGGGAGGCGGGAAGGCTGTACGCGGGGACCCTGGCCGCGGACGATCCCCGGGTGAGCCCGTTGCGCGGGTCCTTCGAGGGGCTGGCGCCGCTGACGGTGTTCACGGGGACGCGGGACCTGCTGACCACGGACAGCAGGGAGCTGGTGCGCCGGGCTCGCGCGGACGGGACGGAGGTGGAGTTCCACGAGGAGGCGGGGCTGCCGCACGGGTACCCGCTGCTGCCGGTGCCGGAGGGGCGGGCGGCGCGCGACCGGATCGTGCAGCTGACCCGGTCGGCGGGGCAGGGGTGA
- a CDS encoding class II fructose-bisphosphate aldolase: protein MSLVPAGPLVLEAAAAGRAVAAFNIITLEHAEAVVAGAEAAGLPVILQLSENAVKFRGGQLLPISRAAAACAEASAVPVGLHLDHVKSPDLLRQACDAGFSSVMYDAAHLPYGENLETTRSAADWAHANGLWIEAELGEVGGKNGAAPLDPHAPGARTDPDEARRFVADSGVDALAVAIGSSHAMTSRTAALDHALLARLAKSVDVPLVLHGSSGLPDAELAAAVAGGIRKVNIGTALNVAMTEAIRTHLTPADPRPYLTAARAAMAVTAEAMISALN from the coding sequence ATGAGCCTCGTTCCCGCCGGTCCGCTCGTCCTGGAGGCGGCCGCCGCGGGCCGCGCCGTCGCCGCGTTCAACATCATCACGCTGGAGCACGCCGAGGCCGTGGTGGCCGGGGCGGAGGCGGCCGGACTGCCCGTCATCCTGCAACTGAGCGAAAACGCGGTGAAGTTCCGCGGCGGGCAGCTGCTGCCCATCTCCCGCGCGGCCGCCGCCTGCGCGGAAGCCTCAGCGGTCCCGGTCGGCCTGCACCTGGACCACGTCAAGAGCCCGGACCTGCTGCGGCAGGCCTGCGACGCCGGATTCAGCTCCGTCATGTACGACGCCGCGCACCTGCCGTACGGCGAGAACCTGGAGACCACCCGCTCCGCCGCCGACTGGGCCCACGCCAACGGGCTGTGGATCGAAGCGGAGCTGGGCGAGGTGGGCGGAAAGAACGGCGCCGCGCCACTGGACCCGCACGCGCCCGGGGCGCGTACGGACCCCGACGAGGCACGGCGGTTCGTCGCCGACTCGGGGGTCGACGCGCTGGCCGTCGCCATCGGCAGCAGCCACGCGATGACCAGCCGGACCGCCGCCCTGGACCACGCGCTGCTGGCCCGCCTGGCCAAGTCGGTGGACGTACCGCTGGTGCTGCACGGTTCCTCGGGGCTGCCGGACGCGGAGCTCGCGGCGGCCGTCGCGGGAGGCATCCGCAAGGTCAACATCGGTACGGCGCTGAACGTGGCCATGACCGAGGCCATCCGCACCCACCTGACCCCGGCGGACCCCCGGCCCTACCTGACGGCGGCCCGCGCGGCGATGGCGGTGACCGCCGAGGCCATGATCAGCGCCCTCAACTGA
- the tdh gene encoding L-threonine 3-dehydrogenase: protein MKALVKHKAEPGLWLMDVPEPEYGPGDVLIKVLRTGICGTDLHIRAWDGWAQGAVKTPLVLGHEFVGEVAALGADVRDIEIGALVSGEGHLVCGKCRNCLAGRRHLCRSTVGLGVGRDGAFAEYVVLPAQNVWVHRTAVDLDVAAIFDPFGNAVHTALSFPLVGEDVLITGAGPIGIMAAAVARHAGARSVVITDISPERLEIARKAGATLAVNVAESSIADAQRTLGLREGFDIGLEMSGRPEAMRDMIDNMTHGGRIAMLGLPAQEFPVDWAKVVTSMITIKGIYGREMFETWYAMTVLLEGGLDLSPVITGRYSHRDFEAAFDEASTARSGKIILDWTA from the coding sequence ATGAAGGCACTCGTCAAGCACAAGGCCGAGCCCGGACTGTGGCTCATGGACGTTCCCGAGCCCGAGTACGGCCCCGGCGACGTGCTGATCAAGGTGCTGCGCACCGGCATCTGCGGAACCGACCTGCACATCCGCGCCTGGGACGGCTGGGCGCAGGGCGCGGTCAAGACCCCGCTCGTCCTCGGCCACGAGTTCGTCGGCGAGGTCGCCGCGCTCGGCGCGGACGTCCGCGACATCGAGATCGGCGCGCTCGTCAGCGGCGAGGGCCACCTGGTGTGCGGCAAGTGCCGCAACTGCCTGGCCGGCCGCCGCCACCTGTGCCGCAGCACCGTCGGGCTCGGCGTCGGCCGCGACGGCGCCTTCGCCGAGTACGTCGTGCTGCCCGCCCAGAACGTGTGGGTCCACCGCACCGCGGTCGACCTGGACGTGGCCGCGATCTTCGACCCCTTCGGCAACGCCGTGCACACCGCGCTGTCCTTCCCGCTGGTCGGCGAGGACGTGCTGATCACCGGCGCCGGCCCGATCGGCATCATGGCGGCGGCCGTCGCCCGGCACGCCGGCGCGCGCAGCGTGGTCATCACCGACATCAGCCCCGAGCGCCTGGAGATCGCCCGCAAGGCGGGCGCCACCCTCGCCGTGAACGTCGCCGAGTCCTCCATCGCCGACGCCCAGCGGACGCTCGGCCTGCGCGAGGGCTTCGACATCGGCCTGGAGATGTCCGGCCGCCCCGAGGCGATGCGCGACATGATCGACAACATGACGCACGGCGGCCGCATCGCCATGCTGGGCCTGCCGGCGCAGGAGTTCCCGGTGGACTGGGCCAAGGTCGTCACCTCGATGATCACCATCAAGGGCATTTACGGCCGCGAGATGTTCGAGACCTGGTACGCGATGACGGTGCTGCTCGAAGGCGGGCTCGACCTGAGCCCGGTCATCACCGGCCGCTACTCGCACCGCGACTTCGAGGCCGCCTTCGACGAGGCGTCCACGGCCCGCAGCGGCAAGATCATCCTGGACTGGACGGCGTAG